From a region of the Constantimarinum furrinae genome:
- a CDS encoding TonB-dependent receptor produces MAQEEDLGTEVVNIVKPYTPTISDAFKVKETPELNDSLTTQKKEVNYNIFSVPVASTFTPAKGKAATVEKAKPIKLYDNYATLGFGNYTSILGELFSNFDISRTDNAGFFFKHNSSQGDIDGVRVENKYYDTSLDGNYTSRQRDMTYRAEAGVEHQLFNWYGISPNYDTVPDEFINDLELKQTYLSGYVGGSIALDNSFFERAAVQVRYLSDSFSSSELNVTAKPEFSFPLTDFTLTVDGEVDYLSGSFDRMYFSAQGINYSVLNAGVSPSIVYVNEDLTISLGVAGFISLDTENSASEFNLYPRINLSYRLVDELLIAYAGADGGLRQNTYYNFKEENPFVSPTLQIMPTSELYDGFAGLKGKLSNSVGYNVRASYGKENDKALFVINPTFQGNTPTQGYEYGNSFGIQYDDVNTLSLFGELKVEVSEVFSLGVTGEYFSYKTANELEAWNLPDIKASIFTNFNITEQLYGGASIFYIGERKAQPLVFGPFIEPNPEGITLDSYLDANVHLGYRINDRLSVFAKGSNLLGDNYEKWVNYPVQGIQALLGATYKFDW; encoded by the coding sequence ATGGCTCAGGAAGAAGATCTGGGCACCGAAGTGGTAAACATTGTAAAACCATATACTCCTACGATCTCCGATGCTTTTAAAGTAAAAGAAACGCCCGAACTCAACGATTCGTTAACCACTCAGAAAAAAGAAGTGAACTACAATATTTTTTCTGTACCGGTAGCGTCCACGTTTACTCCTGCAAAGGGAAAGGCGGCTACTGTAGAAAAGGCAAAACCCATAAAATTATACGACAATTATGCGACGCTCGGTTTTGGAAATTATACCAGTATTTTGGGAGAGTTGTTCAGTAATTTTGATATCAGTCGTACCGATAACGCCGGATTCTTTTTTAAGCACAATTCATCCCAAGGGGATATAGACGGAGTTCGAGTTGAGAATAAATACTATGACACCAGTCTCGATGGAAACTACACCAGCAGGCAGCGGGATATGACCTATCGTGCCGAAGCCGGTGTGGAACATCAACTTTTTAACTGGTACGGAATAAGTCCGAATTACGATACCGTCCCTGATGAATTTATAAATGACTTAGAACTGAAACAAACCTATCTCAGCGGATATGTTGGCGGAAGCATCGCTTTAGACAATTCCTTTTTTGAGCGTGCTGCGGTACAGGTTCGCTATCTGTCCGATTCGTTCTCTTCTTCAGAATTAAATGTTACCGCCAAACCCGAGTTTTCGTTTCCCTTAACCGATTTTACCTTAACGGTAGACGGGGAAGTAGATTATTTAAGCGGAAGTTTCGACCGCATGTATTTTAGTGCACAAGGTATCAATTACAGTGTTCTGAATGCAGGGGTGTCACCTTCCATCGTTTATGTAAATGAAGACCTTACCATTTCACTTGGAGTTGCAGGTTTTATTAGTTTGGATACCGAAAACAGCGCTTCCGAATTTAATCTGTATCCGCGAATTAATCTCTCTTATCGACTGGTGGATGAATTGCTTATTGCTTATGCCGGAGCCGACGGCGGATTGCGACAGAACACCTATTACAATTTTAAAGAGGAGAATCCCTTTGTGTCGCCTACCTTACAGATCATGCCAACCAGTGAATTATACGATGGATTTGCAGGACTAAAAGGGAAGTTGTCGAATTCTGTTGGGTATAATGTTCGCGCTTCCTACGGAAAGGAAAATGATAAAGCGCTTTTTGTGATAAATCCCACCTTTCAGGGAAATACGCCTACTCAGGGTTATGAGTATGGTAATTCCTTCGGAATTCAATACGACGATGTAAATACCTTATCGCTATTTGGAGAATTGAAAGTTGAAGTATCTGAAGTATTTTCATTGGGTGTGACCGGAGAATACTTTAGTTATAAGACCGCTAACGAGCTTGAAGCCTGGAACTTACCGGATATCAAAGCTTCTATCTTTACCAATTTCAATATCACCGAACAACTCTATGGAGGTGCTTCTATTTTTTATATAGGGGAACGCAAAGCCCAGCCTCTGGTATTCGGACCTTTTATTGAACCCAATCCGGAAGGGATCACTTTAGACAGCTATCTGGATGCGAATGTACATTTGGGTTATCGAATAAATGATCGCTTATCGGTCTTTGCTAAGGGAAGTAATTTGTTGGGTGATAATTACGAAAAGTGGGTTAATTATCCCGTTCAGGGTATACAGGCCTTGTTGGGAGCTACTTATAAGTTCGATTGGTAA
- a CDS encoding amidohydrolase, protein MKHLALLLCILATISCAPDKTSADLLVKNATIYTVNATFDTANAFVVKDGKILEIGKKPELELKYKIRETYDAKGQTIVPGLIDAHAHLYNLGVTKQQVDLVGTTSFDEVLERVIAFQKEKNSAFILGRGWDQNDWDIKQFPNKEALDSLFPDTPVALTRIDGHALLVNTKALELAGITSETKIDGGEVILENGEPSGILVDTPMKLVYDVVPKRTHEFNTTALKDAEALCVAMGLTTVNDAGLGKKIIELINELQENEEMDLRVYAMISSGAPDLDTMLKSGILKTDRLNVRSVKVYADGALGSRGAAMRAPYSDQPGHFGAMITPMEGLDSLARKIAAANFQMNTHAIGDSANVSVIRAYEKALKGKNDARWKIEHAQIVSQEDLNKFSRNIIPSVQPTHATSDMYWAEDRVGPDRIKGGYAYRTLLDHAGIIVLGTDFPVEAVNPMHTFYSAVARKDLKNFPEGGYRMEEALTREEALKGMTIWAAFSNFEENEKGSIEPGKFADFVVLDRDIMTIPEDSIPKTKVQATFINGKKVYSVTEEK, encoded by the coding sequence ATGAAACACCTTGCTCTTCTACTATGTATATTAGCCACAATCTCTTGTGCTCCTGACAAGACTTCGGCAGATCTTCTCGTTAAAAACGCGACTATTTATACGGTTAATGCAACCTTCGATACGGCTAATGCCTTTGTCGTTAAAGATGGTAAGATCCTCGAGATAGGTAAAAAGCCCGAACTCGAACTTAAATACAAAATTAGAGAGACCTATGATGCCAAGGGTCAGACCATTGTTCCCGGATTGATTGATGCTCACGCCCATTTATACAATCTGGGAGTTACGAAACAGCAGGTTGATCTTGTAGGGACTACCAGTTTCGATGAAGTACTGGAACGGGTGATTGCTTTTCAAAAGGAAAAGAACAGTGCGTTTATTCTCGGTCGGGGATGGGATCAGAACGATTGGGATATAAAACAATTTCCGAATAAAGAGGCATTGGATTCGTTGTTTCCGGACACGCCGGTCGCACTTACACGTATCGACGGACATGCATTACTTGTAAATACCAAAGCGCTGGAATTGGCCGGAATAACTTCAGAAACAAAAATAGATGGAGGAGAAGTCATTCTTGAAAACGGTGAACCTTCAGGAATCCTTGTGGATACCCCAATGAAATTGGTGTATGATGTAGTTCCAAAGCGAACCCACGAATTTAATACCACTGCATTAAAAGATGCTGAAGCATTATGCGTAGCGATGGGCCTTACCACAGTTAATGATGCCGGACTGGGTAAAAAAATCATCGAACTTATTAATGAACTTCAGGAAAATGAAGAAATGGATCTAAGAGTGTATGCCATGATAAGTAGTGGTGCACCCGATTTAGATACTATGCTTAAATCGGGTATACTAAAAACCGATCGGCTGAATGTTCGTTCGGTAAAGGTATATGCCGATGGGGCACTCGGATCTCGTGGCGCTGCTATGAGAGCACCCTATAGTGACCAGCCCGGACATTTTGGAGCTATGATTACCCCTATGGAAGGTTTGGATTCGTTAGCACGGAAAATTGCGGCTGCTAACTTTCAAATGAACACGCATGCCATTGGAGATTCAGCAAATGTTTCGGTGATTAGAGCCTATGAAAAAGCGTTGAAAGGGAAGAATGATGCACGTTGGAAAATTGAACACGCTCAAATTGTGAGTCAGGAGGATCTCAATAAATTTTCACGAAATATAATTCCTTCGGTACAACCTACTCACGCCACCAGTGACATGTACTGGGCAGAAGACAGGGTGGGGCCGGATCGTATAAAAGGTGGTTATGCCTACAGAACATTACTTGACCATGCCGGAATCATTGTCCTGGGTACCGATTTTCCTGTAGAAGCGGTAAATCCCATGCATACCTTCTACTCGGCGGTAGCCAGAAAGGATTTGAAAAACTTTCCCGAAGGGGGTTATCGTATGGAAGAGGCACTAACCCGTGAAGAAGCCCTTAAGGGGATGACTATTTGGGCCGCCTTTTCAAATTTTGAAGAAAACGAGAAAGGCAGTATTGAACCCGGAAAATTTGCAGATTTTGTTGTTCTGGATCGTGACATTATGACCATTCCGGAAGATAGTATTCCGAAGACAAAAGTACAAGCGACATTTATTAACGGAAAAAAGGTCTATTCGGTCACCGAAGAAAAATAA
- a CDS encoding membrane metalloprotease: MRKAPLRFALLFLSFLLILSCKSDDGGPMEDPRAENLKALGTSAEDLLSDDEYTSIVVEIVYANGYRPQQLTIDSFEIFLNDRLNKPDGISIVETVIDAPQGKPFSIQEIREIEANNRTRYTVGDEIAVYVFFANGSSSNDTANSVTLGTAYQNTSIVIYEETIQNLNLGDFFLVEATTLRHEFGHLLGLVNIQGDDIHSDHEDPDNNKHCVVEECLMYFASTNPGTIPNPVKGDIPPLDELCLADLQAKGGK, from the coding sequence ATGAGAAAAGCCCCGCTAAGATTCGCTCTCTTATTTTTATCCTTTTTATTAATTCTTTCCTGTAAAAGTGATGATGGTGGCCCCATGGAAGATCCAAGGGCAGAGAATCTAAAAGCATTGGGAACGTCTGCAGAAGATCTACTTTCGGATGATGAGTATACCAGTATTGTCGTCGAAATTGTTTATGCTAACGGCTATCGTCCGCAGCAGCTCACCATAGACAGTTTTGAAATTTTCTTAAACGACCGACTCAACAAACCTGATGGAATTTCCATAGTAGAAACTGTGATCGACGCCCCCCAGGGGAAGCCATTCAGCATTCAGGAAATTCGTGAGATTGAAGCCAATAACAGGACCCGATATACCGTTGGGGATGAAATAGCGGTCTATGTGTTCTTTGCTAACGGCAGTTCTTCGAATGATACGGCTAATTCGGTTACCTTAGGTACTGCGTATCAAAACACCTCTATCGTTATTTACGAAGAAACCATACAAAACCTGAATTTAGGGGATTTCTTCCTGGTGGAAGCCACTACCTTACGGCATGAATTTGGACATCTTTTGGGGCTCGTGAACATTCAGGGGGATGATATTCACAGTGACCACGAAGACCCCGACAATAACAAACATTGCGTAGTTGAAGAATGCTTAATGTATTTCGCCAGTACAAATCCCGGGACCATTCCAAATCCGGTAAAAGGAGATATACCTCCTCTGGATGAATTATGCCTTGCCGATCTGCAAGCGAAGGGCGGGAAGTAA
- a CDS encoding DUF2059 domain-containing protein has protein sequence MKIGYLFLTLFLAICFSTSAQSDAFEAGIINYLDNSGIRAQYDQAYEEMFLVLAKNFRNTEIMEEDWTTIREDKDKTIDQAMVLLTSAYKKHFSKEDIAAMTDFYGSEAAKQQRQDPTALTVAQQEEINGFYDGKVGQKIENAKTVLASDLTRISEQWARELFGSKMTQLVKMGYRNQQ, from the coding sequence ATGAAAATTGGATATTTATTTTTAACGCTTTTTTTGGCGATTTGTTTTTCAACTTCGGCGCAGTCTGATGCGTTCGAGGCGGGGATCATTAATTATTTAGACAATAGTGGAATTCGCGCCCAATATGACCAAGCTTATGAAGAAATGTTCCTGGTTCTTGCAAAAAATTTCAGAAATACAGAGATCATGGAAGAAGATTGGACTACCATTCGCGAAGACAAGGACAAAACGATCGATCAGGCAATGGTCTTACTCACTTCAGCGTATAAAAAGCACTTTTCCAAAGAGGATATTGCTGCAATGACCGACTTTTACGGTAGTGAGGCAGCAAAACAACAGCGACAGGACCCAACTGCTCTAACTGTAGCGCAGCAGGAGGAGATCAACGGTTTTTACGATGGAAAGGTTGGGCAAAAAATAGAAAATGCTAAGACTGTGTTGGCTTCAGACCTTACCAGGATCTCGGAACAATGGGCAAGAGAACTTTTTGGATCAAAAATGACCCAATTGGTTAAGATGGGCTATCGCAATCAACAGTAA
- a CDS encoding class I SAM-dependent methyltransferase, whose protein sequence is MNDIYGRALLDYFHGKYTEDIITETNISEEDVLPLPYLFRSYSEMPPLEQKALQLSKGRILDVGCGTGSHSLYLQNKGMEVTAIDTSPGAVEVCQRRGLKDVRHTELLQFKDKDFDTILLLMNGTGIFETLENIPEYLQHVKSLLAKNGQILIDSSDLQYMYDRNEEGGLWVPADRYYGELEFTMTYKGVSSPPFFWLYLDELRFEEICTSEGLKFEVITRGENYDYLARITVDCDSPS, encoded by the coding sequence ATGAACGACATATATGGACGAGCTCTGTTGGATTATTTCCACGGAAAGTATACTGAAGATATCATAACGGAAACGAATATCAGCGAAGAAGATGTCTTACCACTTCCCTATCTCTTTAGAAGTTATTCTGAAATGCCTCCTCTGGAACAAAAAGCATTACAACTTTCAAAGGGAAGGATCCTCGATGTAGGCTGCGGTACCGGAAGTCATTCGCTGTACCTTCAGAATAAAGGAATGGAGGTTACAGCCATTGATACTTCACCGGGAGCAGTTGAAGTTTGTCAACGCAGAGGGCTAAAGGATGTACGGCACACTGAGCTGCTTCAGTTTAAAGACAAAGACTTTGATACTATACTGTTGTTAATGAACGGAACGGGCATTTTTGAAACGCTTGAGAATATTCCGGAGTACCTTCAGCATGTGAAGTCATTGTTGGCTAAAAACGGTCAAATCCTTATAGATTCGAGTGATCTTCAATATATGTATGATAGAAATGAGGAAGGAGGGTTGTGGGTACCGGCAGATCGTTATTATGGTGAACTTGAATTTACCATGACCTACAAGGGCGTATCCTCTCCCCCATTTTTCTGGTTGTACCTGGATGAACTACGTTTTGAGGAAATATGTACTTCTGAAGGCCTAAAATTTGAGGTAATAACGCGGGGTGAAAACTACGATTATCTCGCCAGGATTACTGTTGATTGCGATAGCCCATCTTAA
- a CDS encoding YkgJ family cysteine cluster protein, with protein MEDILNELPQRAKDTYKENKKFFGKLRKKPPKNLDTLMVELHEAEFERTDCLTCANCCKTTGPLFTNKDIERIAKHFKMKPQKFVESYLKVDEENDHVLQRVPCTFLGADNFCSIYDVRPKACREFPHTDRKKFQQISNLTLKNVAICPAAFNIVEEMKRRIK; from the coding sequence ATGGAAGACATCCTGAATGAACTCCCTCAACGGGCTAAAGATACATATAAGGAGAATAAAAAGTTCTTCGGAAAGCTTCGGAAAAAGCCGCCAAAAAATCTGGATACGCTCATGGTAGAGCTGCATGAAGCCGAGTTTGAGCGGACCGATTGCTTAACATGCGCCAACTGCTGTAAGACCACAGGGCCATTATTTACCAACAAGGATATTGAACGTATAGCAAAGCACTTTAAAATGAAGCCTCAAAAATTCGTTGAATCCTATTTAAAGGTTGATGAGGAGAATGACCATGTATTGCAGCGTGTACCCTGTACTTTTTTGGGAGCAGATAATTTCTGCAGTATTTATGATGTGCGCCCAAAGGCCTGCCGCGAATTTCCACATACCGATAGAAAAAAATTTCAGCAGATCTCGAACCTTACCTTAAAGAATGTGGCGATTTGCCCTGCGGCATTTAATATAGTGGAAGAAATGAAGCGGCGAATTAAATAA
- a CDS encoding porin family protein, producing the protein MNLNIKKILFCLCLFSVLLTSGQEIEEEDSNSSDWVQDDHFGVFKVGLYVPLVMGDNFANKALKQDAGVEVAFMVNIFDSPVLLGVNFNHFHADVVDPQLVGNYTGADINSIGPMIGYQVLNDTNWRGTVALGYGFVKYKNSGKNFDFSDSGGSLTVAPSMGYHFSRHIGAYGELAFRRDFLNIESPSELKTFFNGATYISFSLGVRIVI; encoded by the coding sequence ATGAATTTGAATATTAAAAAAATACTGTTTTGTTTGTGTCTGTTCTCCGTGCTATTAACTTCCGGGCAAGAGATAGAAGAGGAAGATAGCAACTCTTCAGACTGGGTGCAGGATGATCATTTCGGAGTGTTTAAGGTAGGATTGTATGTTCCTCTTGTTATGGGTGATAACTTTGCAAATAAGGCTTTAAAACAGGATGCCGGTGTTGAAGTGGCCTTTATGGTAAATATTTTCGATTCACCTGTCCTTCTGGGTGTGAATTTTAATCATTTTCACGCCGATGTTGTGGATCCGCAACTGGTGGGCAATTATACCGGAGCCGATATTAACAGTATTGGCCCGATGATTGGATATCAGGTTTTAAACGACACGAATTGGCGTGGCACAGTAGCTTTGGGCTACGGATTTGTAAAATATAAAAATAGCGGGAAAAATTTCGATTTTAGTGATTCGGGAGGGAGTTTAACGGTGGCACCAAGTATGGGATATCACTTTTCAAGACACATTGGTGCTTATGGTGAGTTGGCTTTCCGAAGGGATTTTTTGAATATTGAAAGTCCGTCGGAATTGAAAACATTTTTTAACGGAGCAACTTATATTTCCTTTAGTTTAGGTGTGCGTATTGTTATTTAA